The sequence below is a genomic window from Brettanomyces bruxellensis chromosome 9, complete sequence.
ACTGAACACACAAAGCGCATATCATGTCTGATTTATGGTAAGTTTTTCATATTTGGTGCTTCAGTTCATTGCTGATCCGAAGAGTAATTCTCAGATTAGTGTAGAACAGCAGGTCAGTTATTCAACaagatattttcaataGATATTATATTTCACAACTTGCTATTATTCCTCTCTCTATTCTAtttatgcttttcaaaGCAGCATGTCCTTTTTGTCAGTTTGTTGGATTTTGATTCAGGATTGGCACAGAAAGAATACAATTCCGGCTTATGCAAGCTAGCTTTCGCCTGAATGTATATTCAATGGCCCAAAGCCCAGTTAGTGCTTTGCCAACTTTTTGCATTATGTTATTTAATTATAGTTATACTAACTTTAAGAAAATAGCCCTGTTTACGCTCCCTTCTTTGGCTCCTTGGGATGTGCTGCCGCAATCATTTTCACATGTTTCGGTGCAGCATATGGTACCGCTAAATCCGGTATCGGTATTTGTGCTACATGTGTTTTAAGACCAGACTTGATGATTAAGAACACTGTTCCAGTTATTATGGCAGGTATTATTGCTATTTATGGTTTGGTCGTCTCTGTTCTTATTTCGTCGTCCTTGAAACAAGAGCAGGCTCTTTATACTGGTTTTATCCAGCTTGGTGCTGGTTTAGCAGTCGGATTGTCTGGTTTAGCTGCTGGTTTTGCCATTGGTATAGTTGGTGATGCTGGTGTTAGAGGTACAGCTCAGCAACCAAGATTGTTCGTTGGAATGATTTTGATCTTGATTTTCGCTGAGGTTTTGGGTTTGTACGGTCTTATTGTCGCTTTGTTGATGAACTCCAGAGCCACACAGGATGTCGTTTGCTAATTCTGAAGCTTCGGGTCAGCAAATGGAACATAGCATATAATTGTACCATTTTTCATTCCTAaatcacattttttttttattttcccaTTTCTTagttttcctttttattcGTTCTCTAAACTGATTTTAATCACCTACTTCACAATTTGCTTCATGTTTAAGCGTCCATCAAATTTGCCGAGTATGGAATACTTCGTGATGTTCTACTCTGTTCGTATGTATTAGTAAAGCG
It includes:
- the VMA3 gene encoding H(+)-transporting V0 sector ATPase subunit c, whose amino-acid sequence is NSPVYAPFFGSLGCAAAIIFTCFGAAYGTAKSGIGICATCVLRPDLMIKNTVPVIMAGIIAIYGLVVSVLISSSLKQEQALYTGFIQLGAGLAVGLSGLAAGFAIGIVGDAGVRGTAQQPRLFVGMILILIFAEVLGLYGLIVALLMNSRATQDLAFPFLSSEQAVIAKKSLEPDPILKPEELEALFEVDNNVLKIILRSSSDRMIRIIANNFMDNIKTVIECLENFDPEAQQ